The nucleotide window ACACCCGCATGTTGTTTTCCTCTGTAGTATGAACACGTGGTATTCCTCACTGGTCTGGGGAATGTCCCCGGTAATTAATTGTGCCGGCCACTGTAAGGCGGGCCTCCCCACCTTCCAGCAGTAAGTGTGCACCTGTCTCACCGTCAAAAGGCGTCGTCCCCAATCAGGAAAGGGTAGCTACCACTTTTATAAGTGTTAAATAGCTATTAATATCGGCATCCAGCAGCTCTTTATCACAACACTCATACCAGATGCTCTTTCCATCCTCAACCTCACATGCAAGCTTAACATCGGCAAAGCTGTGCCTTGCCCAATGATTTCTCCACCATTCTGCAGAGTGGAATGTAAACATATCTTCAGAAAAATATCATTTAAGCTCTTCAGGCAAACCCTTCCCAAATTCACGGGTAAGCCCCGGAACAACAATGCCTATTTCCCTGCCAGGCTTTAGAAGCTTTTTCAGGTACCACATCAGATATAAGTCACAGGTACCAAAATAGTGGTATGCGTCCACGCTGACAATGGCATCAAAAAAAGCATCTGCATACGGGAGTGAATGAGCTTCTGCTTTAACCGGATATACAAGGTCCTCTACCCCTGCTTCTTTTATTCTCTTCCAATTCTCTTCCGGATTTATCCATAGGTCTGTAGCCCATACCTGCACACCGAATTCCTTTGCCAGGAATATGGAAGTGAGCGCCTTACCACATCCTAAATCCAGAACCTTCATACCTTTTTCCAATTTCATATGCTCACAGAGTTCCTCCATCAGCCATACGGGGTTGGGTCCATTTTGTTTTCATCAATCCAACCTTTATCATATTTGGCTGAACGTTTGAATCGTTCTATCATGCTTCTATCCCCTTTCATCTTTGTACAATAATAACCTTGTAATTCTTTCACTTTTTAAGCTCCTCCCATTTTTTCTGTTTAAAGCCCGATAATATACGCTTCACAGGGGTCCAGCCAATATATTTCGGATTTGTCCATCCTGCTGCAGCTTGGAGATTCTGCATATCAAGATAGTTGTCAATTCTCACCCTATCCCAGGCATGAATGATATTCCCTTCACCAATACATAATCCTACATGACCCCAATTTTTATATTCATTGTTAATTGTCCCATGACAATCATAGAAAACAAAGGCCCCTTCAGGCGGTATACCTTTATTAAGGTGTGCTTCATACATATCAGCCGATTCCTTCGCACAGCAACCACCGAATATTTCTATAGAATTACCGCGTTCATATGCTTCCTCAACAAAGGCGAGGCATAAAAACTTGTAATCCGTTGAATCAAGCTGCTCTTTTGCCCATTGAATTGCATTGTGAATAAATCTTTTTGCCATGTAATCGCTAATCTGTACTGTTTTCCAATATTTCCGCTTCATCCCATCACCCGGTTCTTCAAAGCATGACCATGAACAACCCTGATCTATAAGGAAAGAATGTACATTATTATCCTTATCGTTGTTTCCAGGACATAGAATCACAATCCCGCCGGGCTTTGTTATGCGTTCCAGTTCTCTCCATTCCCCTAATAAGTTATCACCAAAAACATGGCCTGACATGGTAACATCAGCAAATCCTGTATTGAATGGAATATCTGTTATAAGCCCATCCGTAACAAAAACGTTGTTAAAACCTTTTTCCATGGATTTCTTCTTAACATACTCTCTTAAGTTGTATACAGGTTCTACCGCATATACACAATCTGCATAAGGTGCTACTGTAAAAGTAAGCCTTCCCGTTCCTGCACCAATATCAACAACTGTTTTTTCATTAAAATCAGTTAGTTTAAGCAGTTCATCCGAGTTCCAGTTTAAAAATGGCTGGGCATCATATACAGAAGGATCTACCACATATACAATCCAATCATTTAAAGCTTCCATAACTTCTATTTCAGCCTGTCTAACCAGATGATTGTTCAATTGTACATTCGAAACCTCATCTACCAATTGATCAACCCACTCTGCTATTTCCGGACATTTATTTTTTGCATACCAGGCTACAGCCGGATTTGCTTTAAATGCTATTGCAAGCTCATTCCTCCCCCGTTTAGCAATACCACTTTGAGGAAGCCATTTAAAATGTACTTTTTCAAATAATAGCAATGTATTAAAAGATAAATTTGATACGTCCATCCAATTAAGTCCCATATCATACACACCTCTTTTCCGCCACCAGCCTTATAAATCCCACATATTCACCAGCATCCCTCTTTAGTATCTCCGTATCTTTGGGCCATGGGTTTTTACCTGCCTCATCCTGTGCCTGCTTCCACCTTGCATACATACTGCAGCCATCAGGTAGGATATCAGCAGTCAAAAAATTCACCAGTCCGGTTCTGTCCCACAACTTTTTCCACCAGTCACAGGTATGCCAGTTCCAGCAGTCCTGGCCCCAGAAGTCTTTTAAATGCTCCGGTACACCATCCTCAAATTCTTTCATAAGCCCTGGAAGTGCAACGGCAATAATGCCACGTGGAACAATGAAGTTCTGTAAATAGTTTAAATATAAATCATCAGTGCCAAAATAAATATAGGAATCTACCGATATTATTGCATCAAAGAAACCTTCAGCGAATGGCATGTTCCTTGCATCTCCGTGTATCGGGAATATCATTTTTTCAAGTCCCCATTCTTTTACTCTCTTATAGTTTTCAGTGGCTTTTATCCATAAGTCAAAAGCCCAGACCTGGAGCCCATACTCCCTTGCCAAAAATATACTGCTAATACCCTTACCGCACCCAAGACCCAGCACTCTCATCCCTGGCTTTAAATCAATTGCCTGGCATAGCCATTCAGTAAGCCAAAGCGCATTAGGTCCCATGGAATTATCAATAATCCAATCAGGATCATATTTATTGGTTCTTGGAAACTTTTCCGTCCATAAAATATGGTTTCTTTCCATTTGTCTTCTCTCCCCTCTTTAACACTTTGTGTTTTACTTAAATATTCAAAGCACAAATTAAAATAGACAAAATTTGACCATTTGTAATTCCTCTCCCCTTCTATTCTTAATGTTATAAGTCCTTAATGCTTTCCAAGTTGCTTTTGAAATTTTGCAATCTGCTTGCCCCATTGCTTCTCCTGAAGCCGCAGCTTGCCTTCCTTCTTGGCCTCAAGATGTGCCAGCTCCTTTTGCAGCTTCAACCAGCTTTCCCACCTCTTCATTTCCAGTTTTCCGGTGTCCAGTGCCTCTCTGACGGCACACCCCGGTTCACTCCGATGTTGGCAATCATGGAAACGGCACAGCTTTGTCAACTCCTCAACATCACCAAACATAACCTCCATACCGGAATCTGCCTCCCATAGAGATAATGAGCGCATCCCGGGTGTATCCAGGATCAATCCTCGTTCCGGTAAAAGCAGAAGTTCCCTACGGGTGGTGGTATGCCTTCCCCGGCCGTCATTTTCACGGATTTCCCGTGTTTTTAAAAGCTCTTTCCCTGCCAGCGTGTTTACCAATGTCGATTTGCCAACACCGGAAGAACCAAGCAGAGCTACAGTTTTTCCCGGTACAAAGTATTTTCTTATCTCTTCAATTCCTTCCCCAGTTACACAGCTGATGACATGAACTTCCACTCCCGGTGCAGTACAATATACAATCGCCATTTTATCAGCGACATCATCACAGCAATCAGCCTTGGTCAGCACAACTACCGGCATGGCACCGCTTTCCCATGCTGCAATCAGGTATCTTTCCAGCCTCCTCATATTGAAATCCCTGTTCAACGACTGGATAAGGAAGACGATATCTACGTTTGCCGCAACAATCTGCTCTTTTGCTTCAATTCCGGCCGCAGCCCTTGAAAACTTTGTTTTCCTCGTTAGAACAGCTCGAACACACGCCGATTGAGTTTGTGCAGTATATTCCAATGCCACCCAATCTCCAACCGCCAGTTGCAGATCATTATCAAGCTTCTTCACAGGTCTGTTTACAAGAAGCTCCCCTGAATCGGAAGCCACCCGAATCATTTGCCCATAGTCTGCTACTATTCTTCCAGGGAACATACCATCCGTACATCTTTGATTCCATTCCCGTTCAAAATATTCATCCCATCCATAATCTTTTATACTCATTATTCAAATCCATCCTTTATCAATTTCTTTTCTTCCTGCCTGCGTTTCTTTTTGTTCTTCAAATTATTTTCCTGCACCCTGGTCCTGGGGTTGATCACCCAGCTACCGCGGATTTCCTTGATATAATCAAAAGTACTTTTCTTTCTTATCATAGCCATCACTCCCGGTATTTGAATTTGCATCATTCCGCAACCTGAAAAAGCGTATAAAAATCCCGCAGATAACGACCACCTGCGGGTTCAAAAGAGACATACCTCCTACTGAGGTGTGTCCCTTCATCTTGTATGAAAGCAACAAAAAAACACGCTACTCATGCGTGTTGCTACTTGTTAAATACACGATTCAGGTTGCTCGAAAGAAGTTGCATAGGCAACACAAACAAAACCTTATTCAAAATGGGACATTCCTTAACATAAAGGAATACTACCTGTTCAGAAAGGTGTATTGTCCCATGACCGCTAACGGTATTTTTGTGTACCTGTGCCAATATTTAATTATTTAAAAACCACCTCAACATTTTTTACGGACATTAAAACAACTCCTTTCTTATTTAAATTTAATGCTTGCGGTATACTGCATCAGTTTTATTGTACAAAGGATTCCAAACATTGTCAATAGAGAGTTTTCGTCTTACTATAGCCATTTAAAATGGCTTGTGTCCATCCACAATTTTTGAATTCCAATATTCAACATAACTATGATATGCTTCTGTAGACGTCAAAAACTGAATATGCTGCCTCGCCTTCAACTTATACGCCGGAATGCTCTCCAAACCTATTCTGTAAGCCTTCTCAATTCTGTGGTGACCATCAATTAAATTGTACATCCCGGGGCAAATTTCGGCAATAATTACAGGAGTGGTTAAGTCTACAGAATCAAGATATGATTCGTTAATGTTTGATGATTCTCTCCTGTATTTTTCAACAACATTATTTCATTGAGCCTCTGAAGCTCCTCTTTATATTCCTCCTGTTTTTTCTCCCAGGCTTCAACAGCCTGGAGTTTTTCGGCACCGGCACCATTCATTTTTTCCAGTTCTAGGCGGATTAGTTCCAGTCCAAGTTCTCTTAATTCTTCAGGAAGCCTGCGTTTTTGCGTATCATATTCAACATTTTTCACCTCCAGTTCCTGCATTGCCTGGTCAATCTGCCCGGCCAGGGCTTTTACCTGCTCACCTGCGACAAGAGCTGCTTTTTTGGCTTCTCTATAAGCCCTTTCGGCGTCAACCAGCTTTTCTCTTGCATTCTCAACCCGTTTTTCAAGCGCCGTCAGTTCCGTACCTTCCGTATGGCCGGCAGGCTTCGGATGGTGCTCCGACCCGCAGACAGAACAGGGCTCGTCCTCTTTCAGATTTTTCGAAAGCATATAGGCATCGTTCCGGTCCATCTCCCTGATTGCATTCTCCAACTCCAGCCTGCATTGCTCAAAGACTGCGCCGGCTTTTTCCCTGTCTTCGTTAAGGAGCAGCGCTTTTTGCGTCAGTTCCCTGAGTGCTGACCGCTACTTTGCAATTCTTGATTCCATTCCATCTAATTCACTTTTCCTGAGACTTAAGACATCATAAACTGCCTGCAGGGAACGAAGCTTATCTATGTATTTTAAGACCGAGTTTTTATCTTCAGGCCTGGACGCTTCATGCTTCAGCTTTTCCGCATTCAAATCCTCCAGCGTCTTTTGTGACAGTGAAATTTCTTTTCTTATCCCGTCCAGTTTTTGCTCAAGGCCGCCAACGGTACTATTCAGGGCAGACGCCTTGTCCTCAAGCTCTTTTACATTTCCTTTCAGGGTTTCGACTTCATTTTCAAGCTTCGCTCCCTCCTGGACCTGCTGCCGGTATCCGGGATCGGTTTTCAAAGGCTCCATTTCCAGCTTAAGCCTGCCAAGATTCTGTTCCAGAGCCTCAAGCTCCCCTGTTTCCTTTGCTATAGCCCCACTTTTATTTGCGATTTCGAGCTTAAGCCTGTCCGAGGAAACCTGAAGCCCGCTTATTTTCCCTTGAATGGCCTGTATTTCCGCCCTTATGCCCAAAGCATCCACAAGCCTTGTCCTTAAGCCCACCAATTTCGGCTGTTCTGCCGCAGCTTCGCTTTTGACCCCTTCATGCTTCCGCCGGGTCTCATCCAGGCCTGCGACGACACCTGGAAGGGCAGCCAGGACTTCCTCCAGTTGTCTTTCAGTCTCCCGGAACTTTTCATTCAATTCTTTGTTTTTCCGGACCATCTCCAGCAGCCCGTCTGCTTTCACAGCCTTCTCCAGCCGCACTCTTTTTTCTGCAACCATATCTGCGGAAGCCAGATGCTGCTGCTCCTTCTGTTCGATAAGCGACAGCTCCCGGACAAGGGTCCAGACCTCCCTGGCTTCATTGTATTTTGCCTCCAGCAGCTTCAATTCCTTTTCCGCCTTGCTTCTTTCGGACACGGCCGCTTCCATTGCCTTTTGGGCTTCTTCAAGGGCTTCATCGGTGGCATCCGCATACCCCTTCAATTCTCCGGAAAGGACATCCATCCGGCTTTTCAGTCTGGCCATTTTGCGGGTCAGCTTATCCTGCAGCTGCTTTCCGTATTCTTCAAGATAAAAAATTCTTTCCAGCATTTTTCTTCTATCCGAGTTGTTCAGAAGGAGAAATTCCTGGAAGCTGTTCTGCGGCAGCACAACAGCCCTGGTAAAGTCTTCATGGCTTAAGCCCAGCAATTCTTTAATATTGTTGCTCACATCGGTTGCCTTATCGCATACCGGTATTTCGCCGACATCGGTGATTTCAATGAGCCGGGCAATCTTAGGCTCGCAGGAGTTTGCCGTACCTTTCTTCCTCTGATACGTCCTCTCCACCCTGAAAGTCTTTCTGGTATCGTCCTTCATAAGTTCAAAGGTAAATGAAACCTTCGCGGTATTCATGGCGGTATTCATGTTTGTATTGATGATGCCATGTGTCCCTCCATCCGCCCTCTTCACCTTGCCATACAAGGCAAAGGTAACGGCATCAAGGACAGTGGACTTGCCGCTTCCGGTAGGCCCGAAAATTCCAAACAGGCCGGTTTCGCCCAGGGCTTCGAAATCTATTCTCTGAGCATCGCGAAAGCTCTGCAGCCCTTCTATTTCAAGAAGCTTCGGTCTCATCCGCTATAACCTCCTCATCTTCCTCATTTAAGATTTCAATGAAGGCACCCATCAGTTCGTCCGAGATTTCAGCCTGCATTTTGAATTTATAGAAGTCTTTGAACAGTTTATCGATTTTCTTTCCCTCTCTGCTTTGAGGGCTTGTGACCTCCACAGCTTCGGATTTCAATCTGGGATGGATGTTGATGATCCCAGGATGCAATAACCTTAAGGCTTTCTGCTCCTCCACCGTCAAAACCCTGTCCATCACTATCTCAAGGTCAATCCAGGCATTCAAATCCCTGCCCTCCTCGCATCACCGGATGGCCTGTCCGATTCCCTCTTCGGCAATCCACCTTCTCAAGGGTTTCCCGCAGTCAAGGTAAAAAGGCCTGACATCCGCCTTTTCTCCCGGGACTGCGTCAATGATGTATACAGCTTTGCTGTGCTCTGCTTCCGAAAAGCTGTAAGCAAGAGGAGAGCCGGAATAAAACACCGGGCACGGGCTATTGCGGATTTCCTGCGGACGGTGCAGATGTCCCAGCGCGACAAAATGGGCGTTGGAGGGCAGAATTCCCGGGTCCACCGTCAAAGCTCCACCTACCTGCAGCGTCCTTTCGGACTCCGACTCCTTTCCTCCCCTGAGGAAAAGATGCCCCACCGCCAGGTTTACCGTGTCATCCCGGAATTTCTGACTGAGTGAAGAAAAGATACATCCGATTTTTTCGGAATAAGCTTTCTGCAAAATTCCTTCATCCGCCTGTTGGGAGAGTATCTCTTCCAGACGGGATTCCGAAGGATACGGGAGGGCAATGATCACGGCATGGTGCTCACAGCCGGGCACACAAAGCTCCAGCCAGCCCGGTCCGGAATCGGCAATTTTTATGCTTCCGCTGCCGGTTTTATATATACCTGTATCGCTTCCGGGATAACCCAGTAGAATGATGCCGTTTTTATATGCCAGCGGGCTGGCAGCACAGAGGCGTTCCGGATTGTCGTGGTTTCCCGCAATCACGACAATCGCCCTCTTCCCTTTGTCATTAAACCTGTCAATGGTGTCGTAAAAAAGCTCCTCTGCCGCGGCAGAGGGGTTGTATGTATCGTATATGTCACCGGCAACCAGGACGAGATCTATCTTCTGCTCTTCCACCGTTTTGCACAGGCAGTCGATGAATTCTCGCTGTTCGTCAATACGGCTGATGTGCTCAAGATTCTTGCCCAGGTGCCAGTCGGATGTATGAAGTATGCGCATGGGTGACCTCCGTATGTACTTTATTTACCCTTATAATTCTTAACCTCATTTTCTAATAACAGCATATTGTCAAGTACATTCTTAACAATCAATGTATCAAATTCCTGTCTATCTGTCTCGTCATGAACACCCTTATTTAAATATGTCCAAACTCTATTGCTATTTGTTTCTAATCCTTCAAAATATTTATATAGGGTAATTATATTCTCAAGTCTCGTATCTTTTATATCTTTTTCAATAGATTTTCTCAAGCCTGAAACCTTTGA belongs to Bacillota bacterium and includes:
- a CDS encoding methyltransferase domain-containing protein encodes the protein MKLEKGMKVLDLGCGKALTSIFLAKEFGVQVWATDLWINPEENWKRIKEAGVEDLVYPVKAEAHSLPYADAFFDAIVSVDAYHYFGTCDLYLMWYLKKLLKPGREIGIVVPGLTREFGKGLPEELK
- a CDS encoding methyltransferase domain-containing protein, whose protein sequence is MGLNWMDVSNLSFNTLLLFEKVHFKWLPQSGIAKRGRNELAIAFKANPAVAWYAKNKCPEIAEWVDQLVDEVSNVQLNNHLVRQAEIEVMEALNDWIVYVVDPSVYDAQPFLNWNSDELLKLTDFNEKTVVDIGAGTGRLTFTVAPYADCVYAVEPVYNLREYVKKKSMEKGFNNVFVTDGLITDIPFNTGFADVTMSGHVFGDNLLGEWRELERITKPGGIVILCPGNNDKDNNVHSFLIDQGCSWSCFEEPGDGMKRKYWKTVQISDYMAKRFIHNAIQWAKEQLDSTDYKFLCLAFVEEAYERGNSIEIFGGCCAKESADMYEAHLNKGIPPEGAFVFYDCHGTINNEYKNWGHVGLCIGEGNIIHAWDRVRIDNYLDMQNLQAAAGWTNPKYIGWTPVKRILSGFKQKKWEELKK
- a CDS encoding methyltransferase domain-containing protein → MERNHILWTEKFPRTNKYDPDWIIDNSMGPNALWLTEWLCQAIDLKPGMRVLGLGCGKGISSIFLAREYGLQVWAFDLWIKATENYKRVKEWGLEKMIFPIHGDARNMPFAEGFFDAIISVDSYIYFGTDDLYLNYLQNFIVPRGIIAVALPGLMKEFEDGVPEHLKDFWGQDCWNWHTCDWWKKLWDRTGLVNFLTADILPDGCSMYARWKQAQDEAGKNPWPKDTEILKRDAGEYVGFIRLVAEKRCV
- the rsgA gene encoding ribosome small subunit-dependent GTPase A; the protein is MSIKDYGWDEYFEREWNQRCTDGMFPGRIVADYGQMIRVASDSGELLVNRPVKKLDNDLQLAVGDWVALEYTAQTQSACVRAVLTRKTKFSRAAAGIEAKEQIVAANVDIVFLIQSLNRDFNMRRLERYLIAAWESGAMPVVVLTKADCCDDVADKMAIVYCTAPGVEVHVISCVTGEGIEEIRKYFVPGKTVALLGSSGVGKSTLVNTLAGKELLKTREIRENDGRGRHTTTRRELLLLPERGLILDTPGMRSLSLWEADSGMEVMFGDVEELTKLCRFHDCQHRSEPGCAVREALDTGKLEMKRWESWLKLQKELAHLEAKKEGKLRLQEKQWGKQIAKFQKQLGKH
- a CDS encoding ParB N-terminal domain-containing protein, encoding MNESYLDSVDLTTPVIIAEICPGMYNLIDGHHRIEKAYRIGLESIPAYKLKARQHIQFLTSTEAYHSYVEYWNSKIVDGHKPF
- a CDS encoding SMC family ATPase — its product is MRPKLLEIEGLQSFRDAQRIDFEALGETGLFGIFGPTGSGKSTVLDAVTFALYGKVKRADGGTHGIINTNMNTAMNTAKVSFTFELMKDDTRKTFRVERTYQRKKGTANSCEPKIARLIEITDVGEIPVCDKATDVSNNIKELLGLSHEDFTRAVVLPQNSFQEFLLLNNSDRRKMLERIFYLEEYGKQLQDKLTRKMARLKSRMDVLSGELKGYADATDEALEEAQKAMEAAVSERSKAEKELKLLEAKYNEAREVWTLVRELSLIEQKEQQHLASADMVAEKRVRLEKAVKADGLLEMVRKNKELNEKFRETERQLEEVLAALPGVVAGLDETRRKHEGVKSEAAAEQPKLVGLRTRLVDALGIRAEIQAIQGKISGLQVSSDRLKLEIANKSGAIAKETGELEALEQNLGRLKLEMEPLKTDPGYRQQVQEGAKLENEVETLKGNVKELEDKASALNSTVGGLEQKLDGIRKEISLSQKTLEDLNAEKLKHEASRPEDKNSVLKYIDKLRSLQAVYDVLSLRKSELDGMESRIAK